One Mercurialis annua linkage group LG3, ddMerAnnu1.2, whole genome shotgun sequence DNA window includes the following coding sequences:
- the LOC126673233 gene encoding SAGA-associated factor 29 homolog A-like isoform X2, with the protein MSAADISGILENSRELDRLRKDQEEVLLEINKMHKKLQATPEVVEKPGDTSLSRLKNLYTQAKDLSESEVNVSNLLLSQLDGLLPPGPPGQQRRRIGTEQRKKRMKAESDISRLSPSMRNQIEACASLKGEQVAARVTGNNAEKDEWFVVKVMQFDRETKEFEVLDEEPGDDEDGGGGQRKYKLPMSCIIPFPKKTDPSSAPDFPSGRHVLAVYPGTTALYKATVVSPPRKRKTDEYLLEFDDDEEDGALPQRAVPFYNVVALPEGHRQ; encoded by the exons ATGTCGGCGGCGGATATATCGGGGATATTGGAGAACTCAAGGGAGCTTGATCGCTTAAGGAAAGATCAAGAAGAAGTTCTTTTAGAGATCAATAAGATGCATAAGAAGCTTCAAGCCA CTCCTGAGGTGGTTGAGAAGCCCGGTGATACTTCTTTATCAAGACTCAAGAATTTATATACTCAGGCCAAGGATCTCTCTGAGAGTGAAGTGAA TGTTTCTAATCTCCTGTTAAGTCAACTGGATGGTCTACTCCCACCTGGGCCTCCTGGACAGCAACGAAGAAGGATAG GTACTGAGCAGAGAAAGAAGAGAATGAAGGCTGAATCAGATATATCAAGGCTTTCTCCTTCAATGAGAAATCAAATTGAGGCTTGTGCTAGTCTAAAGGGTGAACAG GTTGCGGCTAGGGTTACTGGAAATAATGCTGAAAAAGATGAATGGTTCGTTGTAAAAGTGATGCAATTTGATAGGGAGACAAAAGA ATTTGAAGTACTTGATGAGGAACCAGGTGATGATGAAGATGGTGGTGGTGGTCAAAG AAAATACAAGCTGCCCATGTCATGTATTATACCTTTTCCCAAGAAAACTGATCCATCTAGTGCTCCGGATTTCCCCTCTGGAAGACATGTTTTGGCCGTTTATCCCGGAACCACAGCACTCTATAAGGCAACTGTTGTCAGTCCCCCTAGGAAG AGAAAGACTGACGA GTACTTGCTAGAATTTGACGATGATGAAGAGGATGGAGCGTTGCCTCAGCGGGCAGTACCTTTCTACAACGTGGTTGCGTTGCCGGAAGGACATCGTCAATGA
- the LOC126673233 gene encoding SAGA-associated factor 29 homolog A-like isoform X1, with amino-acid sequence MSAADISGILENSRELDRLRKDQEEVLLEINKMHKKLQATPEVVEKPGDTSLSRLKNLYTQAKDLSESEVNVSNLLLSQLDGLLPPGPPGQQRRRIEGTEQRKKRMKAESDISRLSPSMRNQIEACASLKGEQVAARVTGNNAEKDEWFVVKVMQFDRETKEFEVLDEEPGDDEDGGGGQRKYKLPMSCIIPFPKKTDPSSAPDFPSGRHVLAVYPGTTALYKATVVSPPRKRKTDEYLLEFDDDEEDGALPQRAVPFYNVVALPEGHRQ; translated from the exons ATGTCGGCGGCGGATATATCGGGGATATTGGAGAACTCAAGGGAGCTTGATCGCTTAAGGAAAGATCAAGAAGAAGTTCTTTTAGAGATCAATAAGATGCATAAGAAGCTTCAAGCCA CTCCTGAGGTGGTTGAGAAGCCCGGTGATACTTCTTTATCAAGACTCAAGAATTTATATACTCAGGCCAAGGATCTCTCTGAGAGTGAAGTGAA TGTTTCTAATCTCCTGTTAAGTCAACTGGATGGTCTACTCCCACCTGGGCCTCCTGGACAGCAACGAAGAAGGATAG AAGGTACTGAGCAGAGAAAGAAGAGAATGAAGGCTGAATCAGATATATCAAGGCTTTCTCCTTCAATGAGAAATCAAATTGAGGCTTGTGCTAGTCTAAAGGGTGAACAG GTTGCGGCTAGGGTTACTGGAAATAATGCTGAAAAAGATGAATGGTTCGTTGTAAAAGTGATGCAATTTGATAGGGAGACAAAAGA ATTTGAAGTACTTGATGAGGAACCAGGTGATGATGAAGATGGTGGTGGTGGTCAAAG AAAATACAAGCTGCCCATGTCATGTATTATACCTTTTCCCAAGAAAACTGATCCATCTAGTGCTCCGGATTTCCCCTCTGGAAGACATGTTTTGGCCGTTTATCCCGGAACCACAGCACTCTATAAGGCAACTGTTGTCAGTCCCCCTAGGAAG AGAAAGACTGACGA GTACTTGCTAGAATTTGACGATGATGAAGAGGATGGAGCGTTGCCTCAGCGGGCAGTACCTTTCTACAACGTGGTTGCGTTGCCGGAAGGACATCGTCAATGA
- the LOC126673232 gene encoding GDSL esterase/lipase At5g14450-like, which yields MVGIDYWRVWVTGLLVLSVKISALPLSPCGFPAIYNFGDSNSDTGGISAAFEPIRAPYGLPFFHKPAGRDSDGRLIIDFIAERLNLPYLSAYLNSIGTNYRHGANFATGGSTIRRQNETIFEYGISPFSLDMQIVQFDQFRSRTADLYNQVKGSPEADRLPRPEEFAKALYTFDIGQNDLSVGFRKMSLDQLTATLPDIINQLATAVQHLYEQGGRAFWIHNTGPFGCLPVNLFYVGSNPTPGYLDELGCVKAQNEMSVEFNSKLKDRIIKLREELPEAAITYVDVHAAKYQLIKNAKSLGLADPLKVCCGYHEKYQHVWCGNKGMVNDTETYGASCKDPSMFINWDGVHYTEFTNHWVANHTHNGSLADPPVPITHACHRK from the exons ATGGTGGGCATTGATTATTGGAGAGTATGGGTTACTGGATTGCTAGTTTTGAGTGTAAAGATATCAGCTTTGCCACTCTCACCATGTGGGTTTCCAGCAATTTATAACTTCGGCGACTCCAACTCAGACACTGGTGGCATTTCTGCTGCTTTTGAGCCAATCAGAGCTCCTTATGGTCTGCCTTTCTTCCATAAACCTGCTGGTCGAGATTCCGATGGCCGTCTCATTATCGACTTCATCG CTGAGAGGTTAAACTTGCCCTACTTGAGTGCATATCTGAATTCTATTGGAACAAACTATAGGCATGGAGCTAATTTTGCTACCGGAGGTTCAACCATTAGGAGGCAGAACGAGACCATTTTTGAGTATGGCATTAGTCCATTCTCTCTTGATATGCAGATTGTTCAGTTTGACCAGTTCAGATCAAGGACTGCTGATCTCTACAATCAAG TGAAGGGAAGCCCTGAAGCAGACAGACTGCCTAGACCTGAGGAATTTGCAAAGGCTCTTTACACTTTCGATATTGGCCAGAACGATCTCTCTGTTGGGTTTAGAAAAATGAGTCTTGATCAGCTTACAGCAACATTGCCTGATATCATTAACCAGTTGGCTACAGCAGTCCAA CATCTATATGAACAAGGAGGGAGGGCATTTTGGATACACAACACAGGCCCATTTGGTTGTTTGCCGGTTAATCTGTTCTATGTCGGCTCAAATCCAACTCCTGGTTATCTCGATGAACTTGGCTGTGTCAAGGCTCAAAATGAGATGTCTGTGGAGTTTAATAGCAAGCTTAAGGATAGAATTATCAAGTTAAGAGAAGAGCTTCCTGAAGCTGCAATCACATATGTGGATGTTCATGCTGCTAAGTATCAACTTATCAAGAATGCAAAGAGTTTAG GATTAGCGGATCCACTGAAGGTCTGCTGCGGATATCACGAAAAATATCAGCATGTATGGTGTGGGAATAAGGGAATGGTTAACGATACTGAAACGTACGGTGCCTCCTGCAAAGACCCTTCGATGTTCATAAATTGGGATGGTGTTCATTACACTGAGTTCACAAATCATTGGGTTGCTAATCATACACATAATGGGTCACTGGCTGATCCTCCAGTTCCAATTACTCATGCATGCCATAGAAAATGA
- the LOC126673231 gene encoding GDSL esterase/lipase At5g14450-like: MSYISSRRATMVGIHYWIGLIVLSFKISAAFPLSACEFPAIYNFGDSNSDTGGIAAAFEPVKPPYGQSFFHKPAGRDSDGRLIIDFIAERLRLPYLSAYLNSIGTNFRRGANFATGGSTIRRQNETIFEYGISPFSLDMQILQFDQFKSRTADLYNQVKGSPEADKLPRPEEFAKALYTFDIGQNDLSVGFRKMSPHQLTATLPDIINQLATAIQHLYEQGGRAFWIHNTGPFGCLPINLFHFLSNPSPGYLDGLGCVKAQNEMSVEFNSKLKDRIIKLRAELPKAAITYVDVHAAKLHLIKNAKSLGLADPLKVCCGYHEKFDHVWCGCKGMVNNSEMYGASCKDPSIFINWDGVHYTQFSNHWVANHTLNGSLADPPTPITHACHRQ, translated from the exons ATGAGCTACATTTCTTCAAGAAGAGCAACAATGGTGGGCATTCATTACTGGATTGGGTTGATAGTTTTAAGTTTCAAGATATCAGCAGCTTTTCCATTATCAGCATGCGAGTTTCCAGCAATTTATAACTTTGGTGACTCAAACTCAGATACTGGTGGCATTGCTGCTGCTTTTGAGCCTGTTAAACCTCCTTATGGTCAATCTTTCTTCCATAAACCTGCTGGCAGAGATTCCGATGGCCGTCTCATTATTGACTTCATCG CTGAAAGACTAAGACTGCCCTACTTGAGTGCATACCTGAACTCTATTGGAACAAATTTCAGGCGTGGAGCTAATTTTGCTACTGGAGGTTCAACCATTAGGAGGCAGAATGAGACTATTTTTGAGTATGGCATTAGCCCATTTTCTCTTGATATGCAGATTCTTCAGTTTGACCAGTTCAAATCAAGGACTGCTGATCTCTACAACCAAG TGAAGGGTAGCCCGGAAGCAGACAAACTGCCTAGACCTGAGGAATTTGCAAAGGCTCTCTACACTTTTGATATTGGCCAAAATGACCTCTCTGTTGGGTTTAGAAAGATGAGTCCTCACCAGCTTACAGCAACACTGCCTGACATCATTAACCAGTTAGCTACAGCAATCCAA CATCTATATGAGCAAGGAGGGAGGGCATTTTGGATACACAACACAGGACCATTTGGTTGTTTGCCAATCAATCTGTTCCATTTCCTCTCAAATCCAAGTCCTGGCTACCTTGATGGACTTGGCTGTGTCAAGGCTCAAAATGAGATGTCTGTGGAGTTTAATAGCAAGCTTAAGGATAGAATTATCAAGTTAAGAGCAGAGCTTCCTAAAGCTGCAATCACATATGTGGATGTTCATGCTGCTAAGCTCCATCTCATCAAGAATGCAAAGAGTTTAG GATTAGCTGATCCATTGAAGGTCTGCTGCGGTTATCACGAGAAATTTGATCATGTATGGTGTGGGTGTAAGGGAATGGTTAACAACAGTGAAATGTATGGTGCATCCTGCAAAGACCCTTCAATCTTCATAAATTGGGATGGTGTTCACTACACTCAGTTTTCTAATCATTGGGTTGCTAATCATACACTCAACGGTTCATTGGCTGACCCTCCAACTCCAATTACTCATGCATGCCATAGGCAATGA